CTCCAGATCTGTACAAAGAACGGGAACCACATTCTGGAAATAGCAAATGACGCAAGTTTACTTTATCACATAACATTCAACAAATTATTCCTATGTGACAGTAAAATAAATTTGGTTGAGAAAATACCTGGTAAACAAATGAAAGTGCTATTATTGGTATACTTAGCGGAACAGCTTCAAAATTGGCACGCAGAAGGGCTTCCCAGTGCAGGTCACCGCTGGCCACTCCCTAAAGAAAAATACAATGCATTGTGTAACGTATTAGTTCTTCATAGTCCTTACTATTAGGACAATCATGAATGAAAGACAGAAGAATTTCAAGTCTTGCGCTAAGGCACGTCGGACTAACACAGCACTAACTACAGAACTTTTCATTGATAAACTGCTGTAACTAAGATAGTGGACTATGAGGTAACTGTTGATTGATTGAAAATTAATATGCCGCAACAGAAAAACGTAACAGAGTTCAGTTGAGGAGGAGGCATCAAACTGAAAATTAATGGAGTTATCACAAGTGAAAGGAGAATTACCACAAGGGCTGCAAAAGAAACAACGATGCTTCCTACTAGAACCCCGTTAACTGCACCTATAAACCGCTGGCTACAAAAGAAATGTATTCAAATACAATTTCTAAATAGAATAAGGTCATTTCTTGTCAAGAATGTATCGGAATTTAGGTTTCACCCTTTTTGACCTATACATGTTTGTGCATAGATAGAAAGTCATAAGTCCAACCTTCCAAAGTAGCAAATGCTTCCCAAAACCAATGAAAATAGGGTTGCGCCCTCCCATCTGAAATAAAAATAGTACTTTCTATCAACTTTCAGCAATAACTGCCATTACTTTCAGTTGGTCAAATCCAATAAAATGCGTCACCCCCAAGAATAAAACCCTGATTCCTACATTATAATATGATATATAGAGACAGAGTTACTGTTCATACAAGGGAATGCCGAGAAAATTGGTCAAAATATCTGAAGAGCGAGCCGTGTACGCAACTAGAAGAGCATAGTGTATAAAAATATATGACCAGCTGCGACACAAACAGAGCAATGTTATGTTCAAAAGATAGTGTATGCAACTCAAGTATCTCGAGTTACAATATAATACATGAATCTTTCAAATACAAGATACTTGAAATTTTAAAGGTACAAAATTCATTCCACTTAATAACTCGATGATATGAGAGCCCAATAATTTAAAAAATTAACCATGAATTGAGATCAAATCCCGCTtgtgtagtaaaaattgcatgtTTACCTACCAAGCAACTTGAACACCTACGCTTCCAAGAGTTCTCTTGGCCATTGACACCTGAAAACCGGCACATGATAAGCAATCCAACGTTATTCTGGTTAGTGTTTTAGTGAAAGTTTTCTGACCAAAATCTTCAGTTTGATCTAGTTTCAGTAAACAGGATTCCGCACAAAAAGAATAGTACCCAACAAATTCCTCTAAATAATACAAGTATGATGGAATTACCAGAGAGACACCACCAGAACCAAGTTCACACATAGTATTTATATTGACTTCTGCGAGGAGCAATCCAGACACAACCTGCGTTAAAATAGTTCACGAAGGATATGCTTAAATACCCAGTCCAGTTACAATCCACATAATTGTGCAATATAACTAAATCATGTATCTACATTCTGAGGGCTCTTGCAAGACCAAAGTCGGACATTCAATTCTCTATTCCAGAAAAAGGTAAGAGAAATAAGTAGTTTAAGTGATTCACACAAAAAGGTAAGTACGTACATTACTACGTTGAGTCATTTCTTAAGTGATTCATTAAGAAACTACTTTGATGGGTTAACCACCAGATGTTCCTAACCCATCCGAACATGAATGCCAACCCGACAAACTCAATTTCCTATATGTATATCTGCCCGGTCGATATAAATTTGAGATGTATAAGTATAAAAATGTGCATGTTGCATTAATCCAGGCTACACGCATTTGGAATTATAAAGACGAAGCAATAGCTATACAATTTCACAACTTGATTCATTACCATATAAAGCCAACAGAAGATACAGGTGATTGCTGAGGCAAGAAATCCAGCTTCTTGTGTCACGGCAGGAATAGCGAGTATACCTGCACCTACCTATAGAAATTTAATGGCacttgaaaaacaaaattttaccgaaaataaaaatcatcaaaCCTAAGGCCCTGCTTGATATGCTATAAATTTCATACTGCGAGCGAAATTCATAACATTGCAAATGAAAGGTGCTGCATAAATCCACAGTGACTCAGTCTAATTCTATGAACTTTTGCAAATGACTGCGAAAATTCACAGCGAATTTCACACTTACCAAGCAACTAAGAATTTGGTGTGACTGCCAATTTTCACAGCTGTGAATAAATACAACATACCAAGCAGGGGGGCTAAGCTTCAAATAAACAGAATGGAACATAATAAAGTTATACCGTGGTGCCAGCAACTAGAAGTATTGCACTAATAAGGCTTCCTGTAAACAAAAATCAAGTGGGAAAGATACTAAATTTCAATTCCAGAaatataattgaaattgaaattcataattttttctttctcttttcctgAAAAATCCCTTGGGGACTTTGAATAATTAGATGAAATTGTTAATAAATTACCTGGTTCTCTCTTCAGTGTGACTTGATTCAGATTAGAAAACAGTCTTTCAGAATCTTCAGTTGATTTTTTCTGGAAAGAGCATTTCCGTACTAATGGCTTTAAAGAAGGAGATGATAGAGATAAACCACGGCTTGACGATTGGAATCGAGAAGTATGTGAGAGTTTCTTTGCAAGAAATTGTGTTGATGGGGGTCCTCTGTTTGTTATTACAAGTGaaatgtgatgatgatgaggagagaCTTGAGAAAACGCCAtttgatctctctctctctctctctctctctgctactaaaagaagaagaagagtgagTGAGAAATTGACTGTGGAGAAGAATAAAAGATTCAGTTTTTAGTGTTGGAGAGGATTAGGGGGAAAATGAATTTGATGTTCCATCAAACATGGAAAATGCTACATAAACTGATGGTGATATGACACCTAACccaattttccattttttttaagcaaagaaaacaaaatacaCTACTGGAGACAAATTTGCTCCCGCAGTGCGGGAGCATTTTGGAACTAACATACTTATGGCCGTCGGATTTTATAAGATGTGACATCATCTAACATTGAGTTAACCCAGTTAGTCACCGGATATTTGACTTATTCGTAGTTTCATACACGGATATATAGTTTCCTTTCCTAAATAACAATAGGACTCTGCATCTCTGCCAAGTATCTGTTGTCGCCATGAGATAAAGATTTGGGAATCCAGAAACTTACTCCAGCTTGATGTTGTTGTAAATGGTGTGGATGGTTATTACTGATGGTATTGATGGTGGTGTTAATGGTAATTATAATAACTCAACTACTGCGTGAATGATTATGAAATTTGTGATAACGATATAGATATAGAGATGAACGTTGTTCTTCACTGTTCTTGGTTGATGCCTTGACGAGGAAGGTCACAAAATGCCTTGATGGGGAAGGTCACAAAAATTCAAGTTGAGTAGTGTGGTATAGCTGGATATGGGAGGCACTGATCATGATAATCGAAAAACTTCGAGTTTATGTACGATCTTCACACAATGAATCATTAATTATTACTGATTCT
This DNA window, taken from Papaver somniferum cultivar HN1 chromosome 3, ASM357369v1, whole genome shotgun sequence, encodes the following:
- the LOC113357945 gene encoding uncharacterized protein LOC113357945, whose protein sequence is MAFSQVSPHHHHISLVITNRGPPSTQFLAKKLSHTSRFQSSSRGLSLSSPSLKPLVRKCSFQKKSTEDSERLFSNLNQVTLKREPGSLISAILLVAGTTVGAGILAIPAVTQEAGFLASAITCIFCWLYMVVSGLLLAEVNINTMCELGSGGVSLVSMAKRTLGSVGVQVACWSYIFIHYALLVAYTARSSDILTNFLGIPLWEGATLFSLVLGSICYFGSQRFIGAVNGVLVGSIVVSFAALVGVASGDLHWEALLRANFEAVPLSIPIIALSFVYQNVVPVLCTDLEGNLSKVRTAIVLGTAIPLGLFLVWDGVILGTIPSPEVGMDKISDPIQLLRSSNGVVGPIIEVFSFLAIATSYIGFVLGLTDFLSDLLKLPSGRSKPLPYLLTLFPPLVLSLLDPEIFFKALDFAGTYGVLVLFGILPAAMSWSERQSNSAQAQITPRLVPGGKVSLAFMIGGAGYVISSELLENLGFLLHP